In Plodia interpunctella isolate USDA-ARS_2022_Savannah chromosome 8, ilPloInte3.2, whole genome shotgun sequence, the DNA window AACACAAAACGTTAgtattatttagaaatgtaTACCACCAAAAAGGAACATGTGAActtgtcaatatatttttaacattgacAGCTATTTGGCCACGACGATGGACATAAGAGgattgaacaattttacattttgtgggctaaaaattattttaaaaattattgaacCAATGCCAAACCATATAATTACAGTGCggtctaaataaattaataatcgtTTTCGCAACAAAGTTTCACTCTCAATATCAATCAAACATCAATTACCCACCTTAAAGATTAAACAATGTAGACCGTAATGAATCATTCTCCTTAGGTACATCTTACCATTATAACATTTTGCttgatacaataaaaaattgcattacagtttttaccataaaattagaagaaaaaagagcatcaattttttgtcttttttttcttctatgaTGATATCCCAAAATAAGTTCCATATTCAAATATGTTCACTTGTTGTTACTCGTTTTATCCATTGGAAGCATGTCTCTGCTGCCAGGAGCAAGGTAATGTAATAGTTTCATAGGTTGTCCCTGGCGCTGTAGTGCGAGAGTGCGGCGGCGGCCTCGGAGCAGAGGTGGTGgtcgccgcgcgcgcgcgcggacGAGGTCGCGGACAGCAGCAGCCGCCGCAGCAGCGGCCGGTGGCTCCGCTCGGAGTACCGCTCGTAGCTCTCCAGGCCTTCCTGCAGCTTGAGGATCAGACTGTCGTAGTTCTTGCGGACCACCTCCAATATCTGCATGGGAACGGTTAATAACATCAGTTAGTCCGTTTCTTCAGAATTaagatttacataaaaattgcaGTGCTGGGATTCGCTGTATGAATTTTGGGATTAAtattcgcggcgtcacagccccgaatgtcCCAGACACCGCTATGAGAGAGCTGTAGAGTGTACAGTATGTGCAGCACCTGATGTTCGGTGGGCGTGGAGAGGCTCTGGTCCGCCAGCCAGCCGTCGATCTTGGGCGTGAAGTGCTGTATGATGGCGCGCACGTTCACCAAGCAGTTGGCCAGCCGCAGCGCTTCAGCCTTGAACTCGCCGTCGCCCGTCGAGTACCGCAACGCTGGAATTCATTTTGCAATATTACACTCTGtatttacctaaataaaatagaaaataagcTGCACTGTGCTTCCAACCGCTCTCCCTCCGCCCCGCGCCCGTTTTCATCGCTTTTATCATCTCGAGGTCACGCGTTATCAAAGTTcacatatttcaatttatattaattgagaCAAACAATTGTGTTTGCCAACGATTAAACcgtatgtattaatatttgtagttTCTTTTACGTGCCTTGTTGGATCGACTATGTTAATTTCAGttcttcatcaaaattttgtttaatactcATCAGCTGTGTGAAGCAGTATACACACACTCACCCATATAAAAGAGGTTGTCGAACACTTGATGCATCCTAATAAGCTCGTAGTACAACTGATCGTAGGAGGCGGGTGTGGGCAGGAATGTGTCGCCGAACGTAATGAACAGGTTGAATATATTCACAACCtgaaatatataggtaatatatttacatttacttttttctactatttgtttctttgtgtATAAActgttaaacaaataaataaaatacatagaaaatggtcataatttttaagtgtaaaaaaaattagaaccAAATTGGTAAAATCGAAAAAGATTGATCATTGACTTTTTCTACTCTGTCCAAATTGTTTTCACGTAATCTAGTaccattacatttaaaaaaatataaattcatgcCGAATAGAGAACTTTTTGAAGTCGTTGGcagttgaaaataattttgaaatccaTAATTTCCGTCAAGGTTCCCCACCTGCTGCTGGACGAGGAAGATGTTGTGCCTCCTGAGCAGCGCGGCCTCGTTGGCGACGAGGAACTTGAGCAGCGCGATGAGCGCGGCCCAGAGCGGCCGCCAGTCGCGCACGAGGCGCACGCGCGCGCGCTTCTGGTAGCTGAGCACGCGCACCAGCACGCCGCAGCACTGCTGGTACAGCGACCCGGGGAACTTCTTCAGCAGGTGGCACATCATGAACTCCACCAGCAAGTCTGCAATGTTTATTACACGCTATTATTTCACTTGCAATGTTACCATGTCTGTTTGTTCCTATGTCTATTCGAGTGAAATCTTGCAATTCGATTATAAAGCAGACATCTTCGACCGAATGTTTGGTGTACTTTCTAATCTACATGTAGTAGTATAACCACACACATATTTAGTAGTATAACCACCAGCTAcaacagcgccatctatatTGTAGATATCTAGATGGCGTTGTCTATATATAGTGTGATAATATTATCTTTCTAGTTTATAATagcaaatttattgtaatatttaccaaTTAACGTGGAGGCTAGCGGCTGCGATGGTGGTTCTTCAGGCACTATTTTTCTATGCCTCATTGGAAGTCTATACAATTGGACCTACAACCATATAACATCactgaaattgtttattttaaaatacggtatatttgtaatatgttgtttgaaacacattatttttgaatgaaacgcaacatttaaagaaaaggaagaaaaagtaatatttagtttttgtagAGCTGCTGAAGAGAGAGAACTTTAAAAGTAGTtgaatgttatttatgtatctTTTACGGCTAAATGTAGGATTAGCCTTTTTATCTCCTTTATATCCTTATACTTCTTTATAGAATAGGAAATTTCttgagaaaattatataaataattagcttttgcctgcggcttcgcccgcatgaatTTCTCTGACTTTCACCAAAATGCAGTCAATTGAGGGttgatttgtgaaaaaaaatatttaatgaggtctttaactacatgcataccaagtTTCGTCAAAATCGaaccagcggtttagccgtgaaagcggaacaaagAAAAGACtgacagactttcacatttataatattattatatattaataaatacaaacatagaAGCCGGTTTCTACACTTGCGAAGTCTAGATAGACGCCAATAAGTATACCTGGGTGAATTTTACGACtctttgaacgcggcgtgtagcgtttcattagtgtcgcatttttttttttaataaataatatttttttaaaattaaacatttataaaattaacattgtaccagtactataattctttataaaatagaataattacatagattactgtgtatggtacacgTTCAAAACGCTCATGAAATTCACCCACCTATGCATAAAGGATAACTGACCTTGAATGTAAGATTTTGGTCGTGCATGATGGAGTTGGCGAACTGCTCCTCCACGATGCAGGTGAGGATGATGAAGCACAGGCTGCATTTGTTGAGGCTCGCCTCGCTGCGGGTGTCCGCCATTACTATTGAACTGCACATAATATACCAACATTAATTATGCTAcaaactttttcattattattttttaataatgtattggtAGGATGTGATAAATATACGATCGTGCATTTTATTAATCACTATggctacatagtataaaacaaaatagctttccgctgtctgtctgtccatatgGACAGACCGACAGCGTacatatgtatgcttagatctttaaagtATGCAATGGATTTGATGCgggtttaatttaattatgtggTTCAAAAGGAAGGTTTacgtgtgtaatttattatcattttaccTGAGTGAAGCCGGTACAGGCCGCTAGTTATTTATAGCACAAGAAAGTTATACACTGGTACTCAGCTACTGTTATAACGAGTGTGGTAGGTACCAGTACTTTTGATCGTACCAActcgataaatatatatagaaagaAACACTTAAATATGTACTAAACTGACTTAAAGCAAATTATAAACTTGAACAAATcacgtaaaaaaaactttaagcTACACACATATTGTCTCAACCTCAGGTGGGCAAAGGTTTTTTCTTGGAGGTGGTTATAGGCCTCTTGGGTgtctaaatttttaataataaaaggttTGACTTACCAATATTGGAAGAATGTGACTAATAAGTTTGTAGGTTGTTCATTATCAAGTGCTTGAATCTGCGACAGATTTGGTGGGGTCtggaaaaattaacaattaaattagacaaatatcatgaaaaaatatgaataaccGTAAGAATTCAACATTTAGTATCATATATTAGTGCAAGAATTAGATTACGAAATCTACGGCGAATTGTTATGgatatttataatgtgtattattgaatacaaatgtgaaaattttattgcaaatattgGTATGATGATACCTTATAACCAGAAATTCTAATAGGCCTAAAACACATTTGTTACcacataaaatgtaaaacatattctcagttatatttttttatttgatgaaaacgatatgacaatattaaatttataaatcaataccgtataactaatatttttttcggatATTGGattacaaatgaaattaatttagagCAAATGTGTTGAAAAGattatttacctaaataagcatgttgttttattattgtttgtttacaaCTTACATAAGTACATCAACAAATGGGATTTAATGAAGTATCTATTAAGCAATACATACAATCATTGTATACGAATATGTTTACTAACAATCTTCGTGGCGCTCAACACGCTATGTCCGCTGCTGCCGAAGTCCTAGattcaacaaatatttacacttaATATTACATTCATGTGGATTTGGTTGAATGTATGGTTTAGGATATTTTTTGCAGAATTCTtgcatataaaaacaaatacttattagtACCCCACTATGATCCAAATACTTATTAGTTATTACTCTGTATCTCAATGTAGTGGCGCGGTCACGGTTTAGGTACTCCTTATGGTCCAAAGACGAGATATTGTATTAGCTAATCTTTGCAATATAACAAACGCGAAaatggtaaaattaaaattttgggaccttgtcatcattattattttgtaattgtcTTATGGAAATTGTGTgctacaaaacaaataaataatttattttaacgtgACTACTGTatcatactattattacataattatcagTGTACTAAATTGTGGTGAACAAGAATTTTGAATGACCTGGTGCGGGGGCAGTGTGGCGGGCGGGGAGGGGGGCGCGGAGGAGGCGGCGGCGGACGACGAGTGCGCCAGCGTCGTCATGAAGTTGCGGTTGAGGTGCGCCGCCTCGTACAGCGACAGCAGCATGCCGCACTCGCACCCACTggaaccatatgtaataatatagataagttATGAAATAAGCTCTCACTAAGGGTGCCGATGACCGTGGAgccgaaaaagtaggaaagtggatccagggctccgacgctcaaagACTGCAGGAGCAATCGGGAACGATCAGATGAGAGCGAAAATTGAACAATGAAATGGTCAAATGTACAAGCATGGAAATGATGGTTGATTACATTAAAAGAAACAGAATTAATGACAACAAAttgagtaataaacatttattcccTTACCTATTCCTTTGGCCCCGAACCACTGGTTGAGTATCATCACTGGTGAGGAAGATTCCCCCCACCATGCTGGTGAGAGATGACAGCCAGCCTCCGCCGCCACCCCCCTGCATACCTCCAAATGTTGACATCACAAAATCGTTTAATGATGTAGTTATCACTTGACCAtacctgaaaatatttaaacatttacgtttgcatttacataaaatttgtgagttttgtatttacactgttgtgtagataaataaaacaaaaaaactatgGTGTGGAGGTGTTAAAGTTAGCAAAACTTACCCATTTAAAGCCAGTTCATCATCAAGTATAGATAACTTAACAACATAAGGGTTGGCAGACTCCTGtttcttataatttactaaacaCATCAAAAGCAATACAACATCATAACCTGAAAAAGAAAAGCTCctttaacattttgtaataaatgcaCTAAATTCATAATGAACATAGGCCTCTCTCTATAAATGCAGTTGATGACCACTTGATATGGAatgcttaaaattttaagatatacTATAACATGGCATACCTTTGtttatcctaataatatttatacaatgatATTGTCATATAACattatacaaattcaaaacattttatttaaattgctaATATAACATTTAGAACACTTGTTCACTAATTTTTTGGTTAATAATGGTTGATAATTTGTTGGTCACAATGTAACTACCAATTTATGAATCTGTAGCAGAATATGCAGGGGTTGGAGATATGccacaaatcaaattaataccACATGAAATACATTCAGtattcagttttaattttcaaaaaaacatatatcttACCATGCTGCTGTCTCTCAGTGGAAGTACACAATAACTGAACTAAGGGCTCAAACAAAGAGTTCATCATCAGATATTCAACCAGTGGATTGTCATCAATGTTATCTAAACCAGTTGCTATCACCAACAACAGTTTTAGCACCATTGACTTCAAACTATCGGGAACATCACCTAAAAATACCAATTACAAATGTTTGTACATACAAGGTAATTAACCAGTAAAACTAGAATACAAAAAGACAAGGAACATCTATAAGTTGCAAAgttggtattaaaaaaatatatataaatttccctgaaaataaaacacatacacTTTTCAAAacacaagtattttatttacataattcaaAAGTCTACATACTACTAATAAAGAAGTAGTTAGATATTTAACAATAACTgatttaatgaataattaaaataaaataatgcttCAGTAACCAAAATGTGCTTACAATTTGATCATGTATATGTCATTGAAATGGGTTGGATTTAAATGTGCTGCTCAGTCTGATATTCATTTGTTGGTGCTGGCACAACTTGATAAATAACTGATTGCTAGATTCAGTAGACTAAGTCATTTCCTCACCTGACAAAATGGTGCTGCAGTGTTCAAATAATTTCTGCATCTTCACATTTGCATTATCTGTACCAATCAATATTTCTTTGATATTCAAGTTGGGATCTTGCCCCATTCTTTGATACATTGTGACTAATACAGCACTTAATGTTTGTAGAGCATACACCAATCTAAACAATTGATTAAAAACACTTGAATTATACAAAAGGAATGAATATGGAAACTTTTTTGCAACAATGCATACACATAAGTAATGAAATTTCAgtgataaaaatttgaatggAATTCTTACCTGATATGATGTTCTTGACCTAACATTTCTATACATTGTGAAACAAGAAGGTTAATActttctttcatatttataagttGCTCTGCTGATAATTTGAGAATTTCGGCTTCAAGCTGAGGGATTTTaggttttaacaaaaaaaattcatcCCAAAATGTAGGGTTATCACTTGTCAGGTCTTCACCTCTAAAGAAAGATTCATAAATCTGTACAACTTTCTCTTTAAGGTGCCTTTTAGACCCAGAACCACTTCTTTTTCGAGTAGCCATTGCGAGATAACTTCTTTAGAAATAATCCAATAATAGGTCCAAAACACCGCAAATTAACCCACTACGTAATTTATacaactattataataatatgtttttccagttcaaataaaattatgaaaactatGAATCAGTctcattatacatttttatggaACAACAAATTTCTagtctattttttaatatttttttggttattGGAAATGAAATGCATACAAAGTAAACTTGTTGGCCTGTTGTGTTGAGTTGAGCGATGCGATGGCTGCTAAGCTATTCTCTAAGCTACTAGGCTATGTTAATGGCTCAGATTTGACATTGACCGATAATTTGAAACGTCGATGTTttctgattttttatatttttttatgtgttgGCAACAGAGATAGGGTACGTACGGAACCatgatttaataagtacttcgtcagagtacctactaattctatgtTGGAACGGACCCGCAGGAGCgaccctttctaaatctatggttgGCAATTTGAATTCAGAAATTTGTAACAAGGACTAGAGGACAAGATAAACATATGCTTTCTCCACTGAATCTCCGGCCCGCCGCCGGCCCGTCTTATAATGACAAACATTTATTGCTAAATCTATGTCGATAGTAtaggaaaaaataatgatgtataGCCCTACGCGTGCCCTACGCCATTCCTAaggtttaaatgtaaaatatgcgAGCAAGGAACTTGAACGCAAACTAGGCTCGTCGATAAACAAGACCGCGGCTTTGCAGTGCTGACTGTGGTGTGGtcacacagatataaaaacatcttTTAGTTTTACGAACCCGAAAGCCGCGAGCTTACTCGCTCGTGGATGAGGGAAAGTTTATTCATGCAATCTGTCATcttgtttgtttatctatgtagTTTATGGTTTGCTTGTGGTCACTTGAATGAAAGTGAAAGAGATGAAATCTATAGTTCCATGAGTGAAATAAATTCGGCATTCTGTCAATTTTACAATCGAAACGGAGAAAGAGTTATTTTGTGATTTCGTTGAGATTTCCTTCCACTATAATCTGTAATTATGAAACCCAAAAAGCGGATTCAAGAGTCATCTGAGGAATCAGAGCAGTCTGTAGAAAGCGTACCCAGCAGTTCGTCAGAGAGCGATAGCGAGGAGTCGTCAGCATCAGAGCGCCGgtacaaaaagaaaagaaaacgtGGTGATTCATCCGACTCTGAGAGCGATTCAGATGACCAAAAACGAAAAAAACGCAAgcacaaaaaaaagaaaaagaaacacgGTAAAAAGAAAAGACGTCATTCTGATGATGACAGTCATTCCCAAGACGAGGAGTCTATGAGTGAGGGCGAAATTTCCAGGAAAAAACGTAAACATAAGCATAAGCACAATAAGCGAACGCGTCAGTCTTCGGTCAGCGAAGTTGGTAGGTGTTAACTGAGAATGGCTGAAACAACAAGTGATATTGTATTCTTTACATTACGGCTTGTTCACATTTTGTTTAGCAATACACAATCTTAATAGGGTTTGATTAGTGCAGTTAACTATTCACTGCGTTATGTGTCTTTAGatgtccatattttttttcctttatgtGCCCTTCCTCCCCTTGTTTTAAccttaacaaattatttaatttgtattttgtagaAGAAGAACATACTGAGCGCCGCCTACATAGTGTTGTAAAAGAACGTAGAGCATCATCAGAGGAAGGCAGTCAGCCAGTACGAACATACTATCAGTAAGTGTTTAGTGAcatttatctttttacatCCATCATCCAATATCTGTTTCTATGGTCTGATGTAGCAGTTTAATTTGGTAACTATGCAGTTCTTTAATTTACCAGGTTGTTGTTCTATTGTTTtaacacaatataaataatttatattaacataaGAAAATGATTAGGTTTATTCTTGTAATGTATCATACAATGTACATGAGTGAGCCTAGCAATAATTTTGTGGTGTATAAATCcagacaaaattatattactgaaTGTTGTTGAGATAGATTTGCATTCAGAAAAGGACCAAAAGCATTTGTTCTAGGGCCTAATATAAAAAGCTGTTTTCTTATCATTTATAaagtcttattttatttggtgtAGGAAAGAATACCACCACTCTGCTTCTGGTGAAGATtatgacagagagagagaagtGCAAAGGTTTTATAGAGGCTCAAGCAAAGACAGGAGGCAATATGAAGAACAATATCAGTATGACAGAGACCGTAATGAAAGGTTtgttatagtttttaatttctatattaagTTCCTACctataatgaatttattatgatattctCTAGTTAGAAGCTACTATTGGAATGTAATTGCAGATATGCTGCATATAAtcaagataaatattataaaaacaaagaaagatATCACCAAAACATTCAGTATAATGAACCCAATCAAGAGTATGGTCGCAGGCAACAAGATTATGATGAGTACAAAAGGTACAAAAGTCATATTTTATGGGCATCACTGTTATGTTTAAGCACCTTTCATTTTCATtgcatatttctttaaaaatttgatgTATGTTTTGTGTGCTTTTCCATGCTTTAACACAGCATAAATTCAGAAAATGTATGCTCACCCTGTTTGTATTGTCAAACTATTATGTTGATTGTGATTTTGTCAACAAttcatcaaattataataattataggtaTTGAGATTATATGTAAAACTTACTCACCTTTggttttatcttatttttaccTGATTTTTTAATCATGTAAAATcatcatattctaaatatttatattttatattgtgttaattgacattaatttagcttttattgctttttaggCATCATAAGTATGATCAAAGGCCACAAGAAGATTACCGCCGTAAGCCAGAAAATTACAGTAATAGAGATGATAGAGGTATTCATTATGTAGTGTTTTGTGGTAGATCTCATATTACACTTCAATACTTGTAATCTGCATTTTACCAAAATTCTAATGCATAATGATAtaagtaatgttttttatgtaatatgaaATCTTCTATACCTACCCAaatgtgtttttcttttaagcaTTATTTCTCATAAAAGACGAGTCTagaattcaaaatgttttttcaggTTATGGGGGTCGTTACAATCAATATGATGATAAAGCTCCTAAAAGAAAAGTTTATGATGAAGGAGTCAGATCAGACTACCATGAAaggtattgattttaaaaattgtaaataccaACTATTtattctacaaaaaatattatgtatttaattaaaaaataaatgttatttacagACGTGCCCCGACAGACCCTGAACGTTACCGCGAGAAGGATTACCCCGAGAGAAGGGACAAGTACCGTGAAGAGGAGTACCCAGACAGGTACGCTCAGACCCCTTTTGCTCCCTGTCTCAGTTACACCACTTATAGCTCATTTAAGGTtaaagaaaactattttaaacatGTTTTCAGACAAGGACTCTTATATTTACTTGTTTCAGTATAAGTAATTCCATTGTTTGTGCATGTTTGTGTGCTGACGTCCGCCTCGCCACTTGTTCGCGACGTTAAACTactgtatttgtttttacagaATCTCTACAGACAATTATAATGAGTTTGATCAGAACATGTCGCTGTTGCAAAGATATTTCCATATTTGCATATTAGACGATAATTCCTCTAGGCATGTGTGAACACTCAGTTCTAGATTAAGTGGGATGTGTTGACCAAACAAAAAGGCGTTTGCCGAAAAAACAAGTGAAacaccaaattttatttgtgttagaTTGAAACCTAAAATAATGGTTTTGTTATCGCAACGCCTCGGCTCGCTTATGGACGGCATTGCCTGTAGTAAGCAATAAAATGATTTCACGCGATTCAACACATTGATTTATTGTTCGatgaaaatcttttttgaTTTCAAACACAACTGGACAACGGAACTAATCtaaaacacataaataattacacaatCAACAGAAATTATAGATCCTACTGTACGTTTTcggcatatatatatacattgaaATTAGACGCGTGTATAGCGTATGATGTAGAAAATGTTAGtacaaagtaaatacaaatatgaatggagaaatcatttaaagcaTTTATGGAACAGCCTTTAGGCttattttattgcagtaaACGAAACAATGGTCCGGTGTAGAAAAATAACACACTTCATGAAATTGGTTTACACCAATGGGAATTGTTCAAATAAgaatttgacatttattgtaacGAAATAAGCACGAATTCGGAATACATAGCATGGATTATCAAGAtagttgatattatatttattcacatcTAGAATATGAAAGATAAaaccttttaaatattaagatggagaaaaatcacaaatataattaaattgattggATGTCAtagatgtatgtatatgaCTTCCTAATTATGAAACACAAAAAGATTATACATGAAGATGAAAAGATAACAGCAGAACTGCACAGATAACTTTGAACTTAACAATGAAGgagtaaattttactttaaaaatcaaaaggaAATTGATTGTAACTCGATACGGGTACCCCAAATATTAATCAGAGAATACAATACCAAGACAATTCAATTGACTAAATCCAAGATTGGAAAAACTAATATCAAGACAATTAAATCCAAGATTGGAAAAAGAAAAGCCAAGAAAATTAAATCCGAGACTGGATGATAATTCAACAGAAATCTAAACATGGATGATCATCTGTAGGTATTCTTCATTCTTCGTCAAAACAACATATTAAGCAAATGTAACGGTAAGTGTATGTTTTATAGGCGTGTCAAATACATTGGTACTTCGTGATGAAATTAACTTGATTTTAAtgctataaatatacatttttcaatatcataattaaaatgttaacatttaaataataaaaattaaaagtggtTTAGTAATAGAAAATGTGGACTAAAGTTTGTATCAACACAAAACTATGTACATTGTTCGTCAAATAGATATAGATCATAGgggtatatttaaaaataacacaaaaattatttagtcCAAGGtttgaaatatacaatttaatcaagcaatatagtaaaaataacaatgttgtAACGAATGAAATTTTCTCATCTATTGTAAATCTTGaacacttgttttttttttttttttcttctacagGTTATTTCACTACAAACAAGTCttgattttttcaaaatgcaaaaactaataaatttatgtggATTTGGATGTATGAGTGCTCTCGGAGTGATGTTACTATTTCATAGTCATAAAGCATTCTtctataatatactttaatgacaaataaaacattgcaaACAACGAATTTAGTAAAATTgatctattaaaattacaaaaaaatacttttcactTTTTATGGTGTGAAATACCCTCTTTATTTGGTCGTATgtcatattgtttttaaaaattttaattttactcgATGTGTGATCATTATGGTGTTAAGGAACAAACatcacaaaataattgtaattgttaCGAAACAGCATTATAATGCAAGTTGTGGTTGGCAGGTCGAGGGACGCGCCACGCGAGCGAACTTCTAGACCTGACAAACCGTCAGAACCCCACGAAaggtatgttatttttttaatgttataatgaGTGTAGTCGACCACAATATCTAGATTCATGAATCACCAGAAATTACCagatttctattatttattgacacagtttttatctaaatttttcttaaattatgcCAATGTGTTCGAAGCGCAATTTCAGTTCTATATTTAAGAAAAGCGATTTGAGTTTTTTAAACCAAAGTGTGATTCCGTTTCTCCAACCCGCCATTCATATCAAAAACTACTATCCGAGTAAGAAAACCAaaaattctgttttatttagtttagttgATCCAAGTTTAAACATTTCGCGGACATTCGACGAGAGAACGTGTTAAACATGATAGTTTCCGAGCCGGTGTCGTATAAATGATATGGACAATGCCTTCCAGGGCAGCGTCTCGGTCTCCGCGCTCGTCGTCGCGATGGCGCGAGCGGCGCTCCCGCTCGCCGCGGCGGGAGCCCCCGCGGCCCGACCAGCGCCGCGACAGGGTCGAACGAGACAAGCCCAGGGAGAGGAGGTCAAGGTAATCACTATATCGCTACATagattaaaacaaagttacttcTCGCTGCCTGTCCCTTCTCTATGTATGATTAGA includes these proteins:
- the LOC128671677 gene encoding smad nuclear-interacting protein 1 isoform X1 produces the protein MKPKKRIQESSEESEQSVESVPSSSSESDSEESSASERRYKKKRKRGDSSDSESDSDDQKRKKRKHKKKKKKHGKKKRRHSDDDSHSQDEESMSEGEISRKKRKHKHKHNKRTRQSSVSEVEEEHTERRLHSVVKERRASSEEGSQPVRTYYQKEYHHSASGEDYDREREVQRFYRGSSKDRRQYEEQYQYDRDRNERYAAYNQDKYYKNKERYHQNIQYNEPNQEYGRRQQDYDEYKRHHKYDQRPQEDYRRKPENYSNRDDRGYGGRYNQYDDKAPKRKVYDEGVRSDYHERRAPTDPERYREKDYPERRDKYREEEYPDRSRDAPRERTSRPDKPSEPHERAASRSPRSSSRWRERRSRSPRREPPRPDQRRDRVERDKPRERRSRFADADDKEYSWGKTEVKKEGQAGDKEKPNFGLSGKLTADANTVNGVVIKYTEPEDAKQPKRRWRFYPFKGDKALPILYIHRQSAFLLGRDKKVVDIALEHPSVSKQHAALQYRATAFQRLDGSQGRRVRPYIIDLDSANGTFVNNKKIEPRRYIELLERDVVKFGFSQREYVLLHENSKDDALDDDQQDAGVATTDQIKREKRVKQEVAEDGE
- the LOC128671677 gene encoding smad nuclear-interacting protein 1 isoform X2 codes for the protein MKPKKRIQESSEESEQSVESVPSSSSESDSEESSASERRYKKKRKRGDSSDSESDSDDQKRKKRKHKKKKKKHGKKKRRHSDDDSHSQDEESMSEGEISRKKRKHKHKHNKRTRQSSVSEVEEEHTERRLHSVVKERRASSEEGSQPVRTYYQKEYHHSASGEDYDREREVQRFYRGSSKDRRQYEEQYQYDRDRNERHHKYDQRPQEDYRRKPENYSNRDDRGYGGRYNQYDDKAPKRKVYDEGVRSDYHERRAPTDPERYREKDYPERRDKYREEEYPDRSRDAPRERTSRPDKPSEPHERAASRSPRSSSRWRERRSRSPRREPPRPDQRRDRVERDKPRERRSRFADADDKEYSWGKTEVKKEGQAGDKEKPNFGLSGKLTADANTVNGVVIKYTEPEDAKQPKRRWRFYPFKGDKALPILYIHRQSAFLLGRDKKVVDIALEHPSVSKQHAALQYRATAFQRLDGSQGRRVRPYIIDLDSANGTFVNNKKIEPRRYIELLERDVVKFGFSQREYVLLHENSKDDALDDDQQDAGVATTDQIKREKRVKQEVAEDGE